The following are encoded together in the Scyliorhinus torazame isolate Kashiwa2021f chromosome 6, sScyTor2.1, whole genome shotgun sequence genome:
- the LOC140425516 gene encoding leucine-rich repeat-containing protein 14B-like, translating into MKTLRFISAQALVADAQVAQRSIAYVAQNLYPLLFKASYLLEQAAVVHDLVEKWPLAEFNIGKLLGKSVDCEKDLSNRTCHVCLQACLTGLKDYVMNSSMTYSKRLKVVDLTGLSDTEFQACACGKALGRWGRTELMARTCFDLLVEIQARELDDLVSGISIEVLMNVFVTQRSYEVVVGALLLRRQCPLKIRCVEFRADSLALRKFFYIIKLIQPEALQKLELVHNIRIEMEHFEFLLSQVPLPSLKSLTLPARTFDVRRMTQEDEPLLVTIGERLSEMKFLTELNLAFSTLTGRIRKILSPLKTPLCSLNVSSCGLNHADMAYLANSLHAEYLEVLDLSGHSVADLFPSTFFKLLGRASRTLRSLTLEECNIGDEHINLLLLALEPCKKLTEFSFLGNPLTSRSLCRLFELFTELSMLCKVEFPVPKDCYPPTSVYPLSDENLVKYDREMFEDIKQELTVILSRANRNDIVASTPLFGSFDASIQETSNELSVVLLQSFTDAISNLLTALKKVD; encoded by the exons ATGAAGACCCTGCGTTTCATCAGTGCCCAGGCCTTGGTAGCAGATGCCCAGGTTGCTCAGAGAAGCATTGCTTACGTGGCACAAAACCTGTACCCTCTGCTCTTCAAAGCTAGCTATTTACTAGAGCAGGCCGCAGTGGTCCACGATTTAGTAGAAAAGTGGCCACTGGCAGAATTCAACATCGGGAAACTCTTGGGGAAGTCAGTGGACTGCGAGAAGGATCTCAGCAACAGGACCTGTCATGTTTGTCTGCAAGCATGTTTAACAGGCCTGAAGGATTATGTTATGAACAGTTCAATGACATATTCGAAGAGGCTGAAAGTGGTCGATCTAACGGGACTCAGTGACACTGAATTTCAAGCCTGCGCTTGTGGAAAGGccctggggaggtgggggagaactGAGCTGATGGCAAGGACCTGCTTTGATTTGCTTGTGGAGATTCAAGCCCGTGAACTCGATGATTTGGTGTCTGGTATTTCAATTGAGGTTCTGATGAATGTATTTGTGACACAGCGGAGCTATGAAGTAGTGGTGGGGGCCTTGTTATTGAGGCGGCAGTGCCCACTGAAGATCAGATGTGTTGAATTCAGGGCCGACAGCCTGGCGTTGAGGAAATTCTTTTATATCATCAAGCTCATTCAGCCCGAGGCTCTACAAAAGTTGGAGTTGGTCCACAACATTCGCATAGAAATGGAACATTTTGAATTCCTCCTTAGCCAAGTGCCATTGCCATCGCTCAAGTCACTGACACTCCCAGCAAGAACCTTCGATGTACGGAgaatgacgcaggaggatgagcctCTGCTGGTGACAATTGGAGAGAGACTAAGTGAGATGAAATTTCTTACAGAACTGAACCTGGCTTTTTCTACTCTAACTGGACGAATACGTAAGATTCTCAG CCCTTTAAAAACTCCTCTGTGCTCCCTGAATGTGTCCAGCTGCGGCTTGAATCACGCTGACATGGCCTATCTGGCCAACAGCCTACACGCTGAGTACCTGGAAGTGCTGGACTTGAGCGGACACAGCGTAGCCGACCTCTTCCCATCAACCTTCTTCAAACTGCTGGGCCGCGCGTCCCGCACTCTGAGGAGCCTGACTCTCGAGGAGTGCAACATCGGTGATGAGCACATCAACCTGCTGCTGCTAGCCTTGGAGCCCTGTAAAAAGTTGACCGAGTTCAGCTTCCTGGGGAATCCACTCACCTCAAGATCTCTTTGTCGCCTCTTTGAACTGTTTACTGAGCTGTCCATGCTTTGTAAAGTTGAGTTTCCAGTTCCAAAGGACTGCTATCCGCCAACTTCTGTCTATCCCCTTAGTGATGAAAATCTGGTGAAATATGATCGGGAGATGTTCGAGGATATAAAGCAGGAATTAACGGTGATATTGTCACGGGCCAATCGAAATGATATCGTTGCATCCACCCCGTTATTTGGCAGCTTTGACGCCAGCATCCAAGAGACTAGCAACGAGCTTAGTGTTGTATTGCTTCAGTCATTCACAGATGCTATTTCCAACCTTTTAACTGCTTTGAAAAAGGTGGATTAA